Below is a genomic region from Brassica oleracea var. oleracea cultivar TO1000 chromosome C9, BOL, whole genome shotgun sequence.
ACAAACCAGAAAACACACACTCGATGAACATAAATGACGATTACATCACAAGCATCGACAACTTCATCTTATTACAACCTCATTAAGCGTCTCTTTATTTATAAGGTTGTTTGACCCATATGACAAACAAGTAGAGTTTACTAAACGGAGACGATGTTGGTCACAGAGACCTTAACCATTTCAGCTTCAAAGATAATGGCATCATTCACCAAATACCCTTTCGACGGATCCTTTAAATCTGATAGCAATATGATGTTGTTCACTCCTACACCATAATCGCTTCGAATAGGGTACCAAGCTGCAGCTGCATACATCCCCCCCCAAAAAAAAACATTTTATATCAGTTATTAATTTCAGTCACTGTTTTTTTTTTCTTTTGGTCAGTTTTCTTACAATATAATTGTCTGTGGTTGGAGTTTCGCTGATTCTTTAACCGCAAGTTAACTGCTCCCCAAGTGTTCGTAGCAACTGCGTTTTCCTTAAAGCCTTGAGCAAATAAGAAGAGTGGAAGTGCATGTGGTCGTCCATCTCCATCCCCTTTCGGGTTAAAGCCTAATCTCCTGATTATTCATTAACCAAAAGAACGTTAATTATTACACTTGGCCACTCCATGAATTTAAATGACAGTAGCAATGCTTTGAGATCAAGTACTAACCAGTATCGGTCTCCAACGAGAAAATCGGCAGAATAGTAAAATTTATCTTCCAAGCTGGAGAAACGAAGTATCTTCCAAGTGAAAACATTGTGTGGAGGGTTTGATATGAATGTGACTTTCTCTTGTATCTCAGCTGGTTTAACAATGAGGATCTCAGCACCAAAAGAACAAGTGTCTTGCACAATGTAGCCATTGTTCGTGTTCTCGAATATTGAAAGAGAGATCAATTTTCCGAATCCCCACTCCTTTTTTGCAGCGTTGTATCGCTTCACGGTTCCATCTGCGATCCATAATTAGGGGGAAAAAAATATCAATCACTATCAACTCGGTTTTTAGACTAATCTCTACAAACTTCTATAGCCTCCAAATAGATGTAGCTATCAAAATATGAAAAGTGTAATGGATGAGTGCCCGTTCCAGAACATAAGCAAAAGAACTGGCCGCTTAGAGTATTCCAATTTTATACAACAATTTTAGTTGTGTATAGGGCACTACAAAAATTTATATAAAGAATAAAAGCATAAATTTGTAGTTGCGCGTAGGGCATTATGAAATTTTTTAAAATGTCAGGCCGGCATTATATGGATCTAGTATTATCCATAGCTCATTTATAAGTCGTGGAAGATGAATGATGAAAATATAGCTAGCAGAATGTGAAAAATGGAATGGATCTAGCAATGTCCATAGCACATTGTATAAGTTTTGAGAAATGAATGATGAAAATATACCTGTGACAGTCAAGTACTTATGGGTCTTTGGATTGTGGACAAAGAGTTTGAGATCAACATTGACTTCCCAACCATAGGGAAGAGACTCGGTCTCTTCCATCCTCACGTAAAGTGATATATGGCCAGCTCCACCGTCGTTTTTATTACCAATCACGTACAAAACCAATCTCCTGTTTTTTTTGCCAAAATAATAATTAATAAATGAGTTAAATTAGTAAAAATGAAATGTAATATTTTTTTACCATCTGTAACCAGCTGCTTCGAAAACAGAGGATTCGTAGGGTTCGAATCTCCCTTTAATCACCGAGTAGCCTGCTATTGTCACTATCTTACTTGATGGTCGCTCCTCTCTAAACGCTCTTGTCTCTCCTGTGAACAAAGGAAGTTTCCAAGAAAATCAAGAAACGAGTTTCAGTCTTTTACTAAGAAAATCCAAAAAAAAAGAAGCATGATCTCTTCTACTCTAACAACAAGCTTACCAAGATTCGCCTCGACATTGTAATAACTGTTGTTCTCTGTTCCTTTGCCTTCTGTGACCTGTTGAATGAGGAACTCAGCAGAAGAGCAAGTGATGAAGAGAAAAGCGAGAGATATGAAACCCAAACTCCTTTTGTGACTATCCATTTTTGCTGTGATCTGGTTTTGGGTCTTCGGGAGGCTTTACATTTATATAGATAGCCACATCAGGGCACCTATTGAGTTAGTTACTAATATAAAATACTCCTAAAGTAATTTCTACACGTTTATTTTAGGTTGAAGTTGAAATTTAGTAAAGAGAAAATGATTGAGGCTTTACAAAAGGAGATTCTCGTAAAGTCCTATGTATGATGACAGGTAGAGAATTGAAGAAGGCATTAAAAACTCCAGGGTTTTAGTTGAAATATTCGCAAGACAATTTAATCATCAAAAAAACAGGGGAAAATTGTTTTTTAGAGCCAAAAAATGATAACTATGTCATTTTAGACTAATATCTATTTTTTTTGTCATTTTTGCCTATAATATTTTTTAATATTTTTGAAAATAAATTTAATAAATAGTTTTACAAACAAAAAAAATTGAAAAAATAGTAACTATTGATAAAATACATATATGGACTTAGTGTTATTTTTTTCAGTTCTAAAAATGTTTAAATCATAATTTTCAGATTATATTCTAAATAAAGTAGAAATGACATTATACGAAGTAGAAAATGAAATCCACTTTTTATTGAATCTACAATGTTTAGAATACGTGATCTACGTAAATAAAAGTATTCTAAAAATATTTAGAATACACATTCCGCGCTTAACCTACCGATCTAAAATCTATAGAAATCAAAATCTACAAATTAATATAAATCTAAAACACATAGAAACCAACTTCTACAGATTTACTGTAAATCTAAAACACGCAGAAATCAAAATTTACACATTACTATAATTTTAAAAACCTGTAGAAACCGATTTCTACATATTAGTTGTATTCTACGGATAAGAAATCAGTTTCTAAAAATATGGAAACAAAATATTTGGGAATATTCACTTTTATATTTTGAAAAAATCGATTTTTAAAAAAAAAAGAAAAAAAAAGTGGCAACCTTCTTCTCACGCCGTCTTTTATATTCCATTGATTGTTCACAAAATTTCACAAAAAATTCACATTATTTCTACCATGATTCATATCTATGCTTCCACGGATCGATCAGTCTATAATTTGAGATCGGTTGATCCATATGAAATCGATCTTTGCCAATTGAGTGAAATGGACCAGGTCGATCAGTATATGCTCCGCGTTTTTTTTGTTCTGCATAATGATCAAGATTGATCGATCCGTTCGACCTTGTAATTTCGGATCGATCGATCCCGCTTGATTGAATCCATTATTTATTATATTTAAAAATTACAATTTTAAAGGCATTATTGTCATTTTGAAAATAATTAGCCTAATAGGATATAAAATATATGAGATTAGTTTAAAGGAATATAGTTATCATTTTCTTGCTCTAAAAAAACAAATTTCCCAAAAAACAATTGATTGTTTTGGTTATTGTTGTTTTATGCTTTTTTTAATCTAACCCCCCACCCCCAATTTTATTAACAAACAATATGGGCATGGATTTCTGGATGATCTATATGAAGTAGGTGGTGAGTGGCAGGTTCGAATCAATAATTGCCGAAAATCTTGATGAAGAACATTTAAAGTAAGATACTTAAATAATTGAGGTAAAAAAAGATTCTTAAATAATTGCGTGATCGAACCAATGTCAAAGGTAATATCATTATCATCAAAGAATTATAAAATATTCATGTATTGATTTAAATTACTTTCATATCAATCAACTTTTGTATAGACAGACAAAACAACTCACGGGTTCAATTTGAAAACCTTTGGGACTACTTGGGAAATATCAAGAAGACGGTCTCCAATTATTTTATTTTAAAGTAAAACTAATGCTTGATCAACGCGTCCGTGCACATAAAAATACATTTATAAATGAATAATTTTAATATACTCGTAAAGATTTTAAATATATGATTTACATTTTAATATTATATATAATATAATTTTATAATTTTAATTTTAATTTTTTTTATTTGACATTATCAATATATAAAGATTTGTTTTATTCATTTTACTTTGTTATTACTTATTATTACATAGTAATATAATATTAAGTTTGGTATAATAAATTCATAATCATAAATAATCAAATATAATCCCTTCAAAATATATCTTATTTAATTTCTAGAATTTGCATACAAAATATTTTTTAAAAAATTTATATAGTTATACTATAGAACATATATTTGTTCAAGATCATTTATATTTCCTTGTTGTGTTTTAAAACTTATATCATTTACATGGAGTAGAATAAATCTGTGAAGTTGAGCTCATATTTACATGGGTTGGCTGCCTATTCCCCCTAGACACATATACTCTACTTATTACCCCCAAACTATTAAGCTCTTTACGTACCCACCCAAACTTATATTTTTCTTCGTATATCCCTCCAAACTTTTAAAATACCCCTCAGTAATTGAATTCCCAAATCGTGATTAATGAAAAAAAAATCGCGTTTAGAAAATAGTGATTGCCAAATCAAATTGGGGCTTAGGTTTCTTCTATTTTTTTTCCAACACAGAAACAACAAAGAGATAGAGTCGACGGGAACAGAAACAGAGAGAGAGAGAGAGAGAGAGAGACGGTGTGATAACCCGCCCTTCGGGATTAAAAAAAAAAAAAAAAAAAAAAAAAAAAAAAAAAAAAAAAAAAATGAATGTGGAGCCGAGCATTTGGGAGTCTAAGTATCAGGAGGAATGTTGAGTTTTGATCACATAAAACTTGACATGATTCGAAGAAAAGAGAAGACTGGTCGAACATCAACTTGGTGGTCGAACCGCGGGCGGTAAGGATCGATCGGCAAATTTCGAAGAACGAGGTGGTCAATGAATTGTTTGCGAGGGAACTATGAGTCGAATAAGCTGCTCGACCATGTTAGAAGATGTCTTAGATTGATCAGACGAAAGTTTTGGAAGCATAACATTTTTGGAAGCACGACGGTTTAGAAGCTCGACGTTTTTGAAGACCGACGTTTCTTCATCACGAAGTTTTCTCGGAAAATGTTCGTATCAGTAAAATATTATTCTGCGGACATAATAAGTTGGAAGCAGGACGGGAATTAAGCAGGACGGGAAGCAAGCACGACGGGATCGAAGCACGACGGGGAAAACCCGAAATCGGGCAAAAACCATTATTTCGGTATTATGGAATTCTTCGAGGAAGCCGGAGGCTCGGGTGGCAACTGTCTAACCAGCTGAGTGTCAAGAGAAGCTCGAGGTGTCGCCGTGCATGAAGCAGGAACATGCAACATGACATGTTGAAGCTCGAAGTGTCGCGATACCTGCAACCGAAGCATGCTGATCGACACGCAGGGAGCGGTGTGTCGCGACGCATGCATTCCATCAATGCTGATCGACATCTGGTCGTCCAGGCAGGAGAAGAGGTGTCACATTGCATGAGTTTGGTCCATGCTGACTGTCATGTGGAGCACGAGGTGCCGCGACGCATGCAACCAGAGCCATGCTAGCCGACACACGGGCTGCCACCAACTTCAATCTGATTTGCTGCTGTATCATATATAAAGACCACGACCCCTTCTCATTTCATTCATCCAGACCTTTCAAAATCAAGTTAAAAAAGTGGGTTAGAGAGAGAGAAAGAAGTAGAAAAAGAAAGTAAGAGGTTCTGAGCTATTTCGAGAGTTTTAGAGAGTTTTCAAGATCAGTTCTCTACTGATTTTGAGTCATCGCCTTGGGAAGGTTCTGTCCAACGGAAAGTCAACCAAATGAAGATTAGCTCAGATGGGAATCAAGTCAACGTGGCCATAAAGAAAGAGAGAGAGAAGCAAAGTGTCGACTTAGAGTGTAGTCGATTCTCACCGAGAAGGCCAGTTCCGTCCAATCGGCGATTCTCTACGATTGTGACGCGGAAGCTCTGTCCATATCAATCCATCCATGCCAGTCATGTTCTGTGAGGAATATCGATCAATGATGAGCTCTTCATATCGATCGACAGGAAAGCCACCCGAGAGTTAATGACAAATTAGAAGAATTATAGTTTCACAAAAGTTTCAATAATTACATTTCCCTGGCCGCCTGTTAGGTTATTTACTAGGGTTTTGTATCATTTTAGAGGCAGACTTGCCTAGAGACCTTTTTAGACCTAGTTTGGAGGAAGCATGAAGCCACCATTGAAAGGGGAGAACTTAGAATTGGAGAGATAGATCAACACTGCAAAACAAAGAAGATCTTAAACTCTTTTGATTTTAATCATTTTGTTGCTTACTCAATTTACTCATTTTAATTTATTATTTAGACCATCATAACTATGTGTTCCATGAATATATCTAAGTAATCCTCTTTGTTAGATTTAGGTTTCTCAATAGGTTGATAAATGTATTACTGACAACAACAATTGTTAGGGTGTTTAGAAATATAATTCTTTCATCTAGTTATGCATAAAGTTAAGTTTAGGATTGATCACCCTTTAAATTTAGAACTTAGGATTAATTGGGATCAAGCCATTGCTTGACTCAATACCTGAAAATAACTAGTATGATCTAACTGGCTAGATACAGACGAGAGTTGGTCTAGTGAGTTAGAGAATTTAGATCAAACCTATCCGTAAATCTTTCTGGAAGAAGTATCGATCGACGCAGCGATAGCCTTGTCGATCGATATTTTGAAAGGTGTATCGATCGATATTCATTAAGAAATATCGATTGACACTTTCTCATGATTAACATACGAGGGTTGAAATCCGAGATCCAGATTCAATAATCAAATTGATTATATCTAAAGTTTGAATTCAAGAATGATTAACATCAATAAACCCCTAAAAACCAAAATTAAGTTTTACTTATCATACCTGATAATATACCTGAATCTAACTATTTCTCCTAATTGTTAACAACCCCAACACAAATCAATCGAACAATACACTTGCTCACCACTCCATTAACTGCTTTAAAACTTATAAACCATTTAATCTAGATTTATTCCAAAACCACAATCTATTGTGTAATCCTAGAGTCTCTGTGGATTCGATCCCTAAGTACTACATTCGAACCTCTTATTTGATAGAGTAATTCACTCCTTAGGGTAATTTGAGTGATATCACTCATTCATCTCCAACCCTGGGTGTTGGACGGTCGATCGGTCATGTTCTTGTTTGATTGTTGGCCGGTTGATCGACCATATGTGTAGGACGGTCCGGGGTGTTACAGAAGTGGTATCAGAGCATGGTTTCGTTCATGCTTCTGGAACTCATGATTTAATCGGTTTTGAATATTTTATCGAGTCACAATGAGTCACAAAAGGCATTAGGGAAACCGGTCACATCCATCGATAGGATTTGTGGTTTTAGGAATTAGGATTGAAGTAGCGGAATCTAGAATCTGAGATAGTGGAATCTAGAATTGTTAGGTTGCTGGTTAGCATTGCTAGGTTGTTTGATTAGCATTGTGTTGAGTTAGTAGATTATTGGTTAGTTGTCAACTAACTTGCGTGTGAGGTGTTCTTTTGAGTTGCAGCGAGTAAGTGTGTTTGTTGATCGGAACTTTAAGGGATGAAAACCTTGAAGTGGAGGGGGNNNNNNNNNNNNNNNNNNNNNNNNNNNNNNNNNNNNNNNNNNNNNNNAATTCAGAGAACTGGGCTGTGGTATGGACTGGAAAGATGGGAGGAAACAAGACTTCGTTGGGAAAGGACTTCATCAGTATCTGGGAAATAAGAGATCAAGGAAATGGTTGGAGTAATCAGAGGCGCAGATTGGCAAGATCGTATCATGGGAAATTAGTTGGGCAGCAAAGTAAAAACTAAGAAGAAGACGCAGTGATCATTCAAGTGAAGATTTATGAAGATGATTGTGGTGACATTGGGAAGGACACTCAAGGGACAGTGAAAGGCAGAGTGAAGAGATATAAAGACGATTATGGCGACTTTAGACAGTATACACAAAGAGACATGGGCAAGCAAAGTAAAGAGTTATGAAGACGAGTTGAGATTAAGTGAAGCATGAGAAATCAAGAAGTGAAGAAATGAAAGGATTCAAGACCGAGGAAATGCATGGAGATGTATTAAGATGGAGCGAGTTCAGAATCAGAAAATCTAGAAGAAGACTGAAGAAATCAAGGGGAGATATCTAAGGCCAACCGATAAAGAAGCACATCTAGTGATCAAGACAAAGTTATGTAATGAGGAGTTATGGAGGATTTGTTATCAAGGTGGAGCAAGTTCAAAATCCAAAGTGTTTGTGGAGACCCAAAGAACCCAAAAGAAAGGCGAGCCAGAAAAGAACCATATCTTATGACCAAGACCGCAAGACGAAGTTATTCAAAAGCTGAACATCATCACTACACATCAAGGAGGAACATTTCGTGAAGCTAAGCAATTGCGCAACTAAGAATTCGAGGACGNNNNNNNNNNNNNNNNNNNNNNNNNNNNNNNNNNNNNNNNNNNNNNNNNNNNNNNNNNNNNNN
It encodes:
- the LOC106312840 gene encoding uncharacterized protein LOC106312840; its protein translation is MDSHKRSLGFISLAFLFITCSSAEFLIQQVTEGKGTENNSYYNVEANLGETRAFREERPSSKIVTIAGYSVIKGRFEPYESSVFEAAGYRWRLVLYVIGNKNDGGAGHISLYVRMEETESLPYGWEVNVDLKLFVHNPKTHKYLTVTDGTVKRYNAAKKEWGFGKLISLSIFENTNNGYIVQDTCSFGAEILIVKPAEIQEKVTFISNPPHNVFTWKILRFSSLEDKFYYSADFLVGDRYWRLGFNPKGDGDGRPHALPLFLFAQGFKENAVATNTWGAVNLRLKNQRNSNHRQLYSAAWYPIRSDYGVGVNNIILLSDLKDPSKGYLVNDAIIFEAEMVKVSVTNIVSV